From a region of the Terriglobales bacterium genome:
- a CDS encoding HAD family hydrolase, with protein MTSPIRLIAVDIDGTLLNPQFQVPAANIEALRRAHERGVEVILVTGRRHKFALPVAAELGFDLWLISSNGAVTKSSRGEPFHRDLLPLQTARHLCQHMLDFRGSTVLTFDVEGKG; from the coding sequence GTGACTTCGCCCATCCGCCTCATCGCCGTGGACATCGACGGCACCCTGCTCAATCCTCAGTTCCAGGTCCCGGCCGCCAACATCGAGGCCCTGCGCCGCGCCCACGAACGCGGCGTCGAGGTCATCCTGGTCACGGGACGGCGGCACAAGTTCGCGCTTCCCGTGGCCGCCGAACTGGGCTTCGACCTGTGGCTCATCTCTTCTAACGGCGCGGTCACCAAGTCCTCGCGCGGCGAGCCCTTCCACCGCGACCTGCTGCCTCTCCAGACCGCCCGCCACCTCTGCCAGCACATGCTCGACTTCCGCGGCTCCACCGTGCTCACCTTCGACGTCGAGGGCAAGGGC